The Pecten maximus chromosome 14, xPecMax1.1, whole genome shotgun sequence genome includes a region encoding these proteins:
- the LOC117342960 gene encoding CD209 antigen-like protein C isoform X1 has product MNSCLLQDVCPTTEWVPFNKKCYLFPDITANAYDTLELCENMSAKMVWIDNDDVNDFLLTQMNGRGFDEIWIAANDKAVANEWVWGPGDMVTNAVWGQWEPNNRWNEECVVLKPLWADVGCTRLSYPVCEVHFNISS; this is encoded by the exons ATGAATTCATGTCTACTACAAG ATGTTTGCCCAACAACGGAATGGGTGCCATTTAACAAGAAGTGCTACCTGTTTCCTGATATAACAGCAAATGCATATGATACACTG GAGCTCTGTGAAAATATGAGTGCTAAAATGGTTTGGATTGATAACGATGACGTTAATGATTTCCTCCTAACGCAAATGAACGGAAGAG GATTCGACGAAATATGGATTGCTGCCAACGACAAAGCTGTAGCAAATGAATGGGTCTGGGGTCCCGGAGATATGGTAACGAATGCAGTGTGGGGCCAATGGGAACCAAATAACCGCTGGAACGAGGAATGTGTCGTCTTAAAGCCGTTGTGGGCCGATGTCGGATGTACAAGACTTTCTTATCCTGTGTGCGAAGTTCACTTTAACATTTCGTCATAG
- the LOC117342960 gene encoding CD209 antigen-like protein C isoform X2: protein MCSERSARNITHRVGDFFVRQEELCENMSAKMVWIDNDDVNDFLLTQMNGRGFDEIWIAANDKAVANEWVWGPGDMVTNAVWGQWEPNNRWNEECVVLKPLWADVGCTRLSYPVCEVHFNISS, encoded by the exons ATGTGCTCCGAACGATCAGCTAGGAATATCACTCATAGAGTTGGTGATTTCTTCGTCAGGCAGGAG GAGCTCTGTGAAAATATGAGTGCTAAAATGGTTTGGATTGATAACGATGACGTTAATGATTTCCTCCTAACGCAAATGAACGGAAGAG GATTCGACGAAATATGGATTGCTGCCAACGACAAAGCTGTAGCAAATGAATGGGTCTGGGGTCCCGGAGATATGGTAACGAATGCAGTGTGGGGCCAATGGGAACCAAATAACCGCTGGAACGAGGAATGTGTCGTCTTAAAGCCGTTGTGGGCCGATGTCGGATGTACAAGACTTTCTTATCCTGTGTGCGAAGTTCACTTTAACATTTCGTCATAG